The Camelina sativa cultivar DH55 chromosome 14, Cs, whole genome shotgun sequence genome includes a window with the following:
- the LOC109128705 gene encoding uncharacterized protein LOC109128705 has product MEKSLEVVTLQGPLKLDPECFGYWKVSIQQVISSIDMEAWFAVEDGWTHPNEKNEDGELVQKHRKKWTAEEKAEAKHNSQALSVIFKSLPRDIFNQVQGCVSAKEAWDILVVTFEGTCRVRRTRLDNLASDFENLQMTETESVADYSSRLSGIAQESAIDVSLNPDELKYNQVIGMMQAFEMQLKKKEKMNAKSFALKAAEEQKLVQSQELEDEEKVGLLVKKYFRKIERDNKGEILNNFVALLGVIEKDEEDEVLLLKEDIDKKIESDSDGEEAGLSMEDQISLLIQTIVQKTQDNSELSAERNTLQMNIAMLSKELSEEKAKSLRLEKQLEEQLKSIRMLSKRTKDLDFLLNTGQSSTAK; this is encoded by the exons atggagaaatcactgGAGGTTGTTACGCTACAAGGGCCATTGAAACTGGATCCTGAATGCTTCGGTTACTGGAAAGTCTCGATCCAGCAGGTCATCTCAAGCATTGACATGGAAGCTTGGTTTGCAGTGGAGGATGGTTGGACTCATccaaatgagaagaatgaagatggtgaattGGTGCAAAAACATAGAAAGAAGTGGACAGCTGAAGAAAAGGCTGAGGCCAAACACAATTCGCAGGCATTGTCGGTCATCTTCAAATCTCTGCCGAGAGATATCTTCAACCAAGTTCAAGGTTGTGTGTCGGCTAAAGAGGCGTGGGACATTCTTGTCGTGACTTTTGAAGGAACTTGTAGAGTTAGGCGCACAAGGCTGGACAATCTTGCGTCAGACTTTGAGAATCTACAAATGACTGAAACTGAATCTGTGGCAGACTATAGTAGCCGGTTGAGTGGTATTGCTCAAGA GTCTGCAATTGATGTGTCTCTTAATCCTGATGAGCTCAAGTACAATCAGGTCATTGGGATGATGCAGGCTTTTGAGATgcaactaaagaagaaagagaaaatgaatgcTAAGTCATTTGCTCTTAAAGCTGCAGAAGAACAGAAGCTTGTTCAATCGCAGGAgcttgaagatgaagagaaggtTGGTCTGTTGGTTAAGAAGTATTTTCGCAAGATTGAAAGAG ataacaaaggTGAAATTCTGAACAACTTTGTGGCTCTGCTGGGAGTAatcgagaaagatgaagaagatgaagttctATTGTTGAAAGAAGACATTGACAAGAAAATTGAGTCAGACTCAGATGGGGAGGAGGCTGGCTTGTCAATGGAAGATCAGATAAGTCTTCTTATTCAGACGATTGTGCAAAAGACTCAAGATAACAGTGAGTTGTCTGCCGAAAGAAATACGCTTCAGATGAACATTGCAATGTTGTCTAAGGAACTGAGTGAAGAAAAAGCCAAGTCTCTGCGTCTTGAGAAGCAATTGGAAGAACAGCTGAAGAGCATCAGGATGCTGAGTAAAAGAACTAAAGATCTAGACTTCTTGCTCAATACTGGACAATCAAGCACTGCAAAGTAG
- the LOC104741977 gene encoding cytochrome P450 71B14-like has protein sequence MKLSGSVICRVGFGISLDGSKLGNTYEEVIHGSMEVIGSFAATDYFLVIGRIIDRITGLHGKCERVFKAMDTFFDQSIEHHLENENIKDDIISLLLKMERGETGLGEFQLTRNHTKGILLNVLLAGVDTTGHTITWAMTHLIKNPRVMKKVQAEVREVIKNKDDITEEDIERLDYLKMVIKETFWITPIGPLLIPREVSKDIKIGGYDIPKKTWIHVNVWAIHRNPNVWKDPKVFIPERFMDSQIDYKGLNFELLPFGSGKRICPSIGMGMALVHLTLINLLYRFDWKLTEGMNVVLRYRDNTTHKTTLETHQANTFNQSSKNPRFLQDLKNKAHSPIYLTQHLV, from the exons ATGAAACTATCAGGAAGTGTGATTTGTAGAGTGGGATTTGGGATCAGTCTTGATGGGAGCAAACTTGGGAATACTTACGAGGAAGTCATTCATGGATCCATGGAGGTGATAGGGAGTTTTGCAGCAACAGATTACTTCCTGGTTATTGGCAGAATCATCGATAGGATCACGGGGTTACATGGCAAATGTGAGAGGGTTTTTAAGGCAATGGATACATTTTTTGATCAATCTATAGAGCATCACCTAGAAAATGAGAATATTAAGGATGATATCATTAGCTTGCTCCTCAAGATGGAAAGGGGAGAGACTGGACTTGGAGAGTTTCAACTTACTCGAAACCACACCAAAGGAATTCTTCTG AACGTTCTTCTTGCTGGAGTAGATACTACTGGCCACACAATAACATGGGCGATGACACATTTGATTAAAAACCCAAGAGTTATGAAGAAAGTACAAGCTGAGGTGAGAGAAGTgatcaaaaacaaagatgatatcACTGAAGAAGATATAGAACGACTCGACTATCTGAAAATGGTGATTAAAGAAACGTTTTGGATTACACCGATTGGGCCACTTCTAATTCCAAGAGAGGTTTCAAAAGATATAAAGATTGGAGGTTATGACATTccaaagaaaacatggattcaTGTCAACGTATGGGCTATTCATAGGAATCCAAATGTTTGGAAAGATCCAAAAGTGTTCATCCCGGAAAGGTTTATGGATAGCCAAATTGACTATAAAGGTCTAAACTTTGAGTTGTTGCCATTTGGTAGTGGAAAGAGAATATGCCCAAGTATTGGAATGGGTATGGCTTTGGTACACTTAACTCTTATCAATCTGCTTTACCGATTCGATTGGAAGCTTACAGAAGGAATGAATGTAGTGTTAAGGTATAGAgataacacaacacacaaaactaCACTTGAAACGCACCAAGCAAACACTTTTAATCAATCTTCTAAAAACCCTCGTTTCTTACAGGACTTGAAAAACAAAgctcactctcctatctatctaacacaacaccttgtgtag
- the LOC104741978 gene encoding probable S-adenosylmethionine carrier 2, chloroplastic isoform X3 produces MKNQINSCSSICVRHDDPGHFLRVLYESLITGGLAGVVVEAALYPIDTIKTRVQAARDGGKIIWKGLYSGLGGNLVGVLPASALFFGVYEPTKQKLLKVLPENLSAVAHLAAGALGGAVSSIVRVPTEVVKQRMQTGQFASAPDAVRLIIAKEGFGGMYAGYGSFLLRDLPFDALQFCVYEQLRIGYKLAARRDLNDPENAMLGAFAGAVTGVLTTPLDVIKTRLMVQGAGTQYKGVADCVKTIIREEGPSALWKGMGPRVLWIGIGGSIFFGVLEKTKQILSERSQKSHNS; encoded by the exons ATGAAGAATCAGATCAATAGTTGTAGTTCAATCTGCGTTAGACATGATGATCCAGGCCATTTTTTGCGTGTCCTTTATG AGTCTTTGATAACAGGAGGGTTAGCTGGTGTTGTGGTGGAAGCTGCTCTATACCCAATTGATACAATCAAAACTCGAGTGCAG GCAGCTCGTGATGGGGGAAAGATAATATGGAAAGGACTATACTCTGGTCTTGGTGGAAACCTTGTTGGTGTCTTACC TGCTTCGGCTCTATTTTTCGGTGTATATGAACCAACCAAACAGAAGCTTCTGAAGGTTTTACCCGAAAATCTTAGTGCGGTTGCACATTTG GCTGCAGGTGCTTTAGGAGGTGCTGTTTCATCTATCGTTCGAGTACCGACAGAA GTAGTTAAACAGCGAATGCAAACTGGTCAATTTGCTTCGGCTCCTGATGCTGTTCGCCTTATTATAGCCAAGGAGGGTTTTGGAGGCATGTATGCG GGTTATGGATCCTTTTTATTGCGAGATTTGCCTTTTGACGCGCTCCAGTTTTGTGTTTATGAGCAATTACGGATTGGATACAAGTTGGCT GCAAGAAGAGATCTAAATGATCCAGAGAATGCAATGCTCGGTGCTTTTGCTGGTGCTGTCACTGGAGTTTTGACCACTCCTCTTGACGTAATCAAAACCAGATTGATGGTTCAG GGTGCAGGAACTCAGTATAAAGGAGTTGCAGACTGCGTTAAGACGATAATAAGAGAAGAAGGGCCGTCAGCTTTGTGGAAG GGAATGGGTCCGAGGGTATTGTGGATAGGTATTGGAGGTTCAATTTTCTTCGGTGTTTTGGAAAAGACAAAGCAGATTCTTTCAGAGAGAAGCCAAAAGAGTCACAATTCTTAA
- the LOC104741978 gene encoding probable S-adenosylmethionine carrier 2, chloroplastic isoform X1 has protein sequence MVYVFTTMNFVALPLPLLSHTLMDSDTVSSSVDHSRTAMPETLAFKSPMKNQINSCSSICVRHDDPGHFLRVLYESLITGGLAGVVVEAALYPIDTIKTRVQAARDGGKIIWKGLYSGLGGNLVGVLPASALFFGVYEPTKQKLLKVLPENLSAVAHLAAGALGGAVSSIVRVPTEVVKQRMQTGQFASAPDAVRLIIAKEGFGGMYAGYGSFLLRDLPFDALQFCVYEQLRIGYKLAARRDLNDPENAMLGAFAGAVTGVLTTPLDVIKTRLMVQGAGTQYKGVADCVKTIIREEGPSALWKGMGPRVLWIGIGGSIFFGVLEKTKQILSERSQKSHNS, from the exons ATGGTTTATGTCTTTACGACGATGAATTTTGTTGCTCTACCTCTCCCTTTACTCTCTCACACTTTG ATGGACAGTGACACTGTTTCCAGTAGCGTAGATCATTCTCGGACAGCTATGCCTG AGACGTTGGCATTCAAGAGTCCTATGAAGAATCAGATCAATAGTTGTAGTTCAATCTGCGTTAGACATGATGATCCAGGCCATTTTTTGCGTGTCCTTTATG AGTCTTTGATAACAGGAGGGTTAGCTGGTGTTGTGGTGGAAGCTGCTCTATACCCAATTGATACAATCAAAACTCGAGTGCAG GCAGCTCGTGATGGGGGAAAGATAATATGGAAAGGACTATACTCTGGTCTTGGTGGAAACCTTGTTGGTGTCTTACC TGCTTCGGCTCTATTTTTCGGTGTATATGAACCAACCAAACAGAAGCTTCTGAAGGTTTTACCCGAAAATCTTAGTGCGGTTGCACATTTG GCTGCAGGTGCTTTAGGAGGTGCTGTTTCATCTATCGTTCGAGTACCGACAGAA GTAGTTAAACAGCGAATGCAAACTGGTCAATTTGCTTCGGCTCCTGATGCTGTTCGCCTTATTATAGCCAAGGAGGGTTTTGGAGGCATGTATGCG GGTTATGGATCCTTTTTATTGCGAGATTTGCCTTTTGACGCGCTCCAGTTTTGTGTTTATGAGCAATTACGGATTGGATACAAGTTGGCT GCAAGAAGAGATCTAAATGATCCAGAGAATGCAATGCTCGGTGCTTTTGCTGGTGCTGTCACTGGAGTTTTGACCACTCCTCTTGACGTAATCAAAACCAGATTGATGGTTCAG GGTGCAGGAACTCAGTATAAAGGAGTTGCAGACTGCGTTAAGACGATAATAAGAGAAGAAGGGCCGTCAGCTTTGTGGAAG GGAATGGGTCCGAGGGTATTGTGGATAGGTATTGGAGGTTCAATTTTCTTCGGTGTTTTGGAAAAGACAAAGCAGATTCTTTCAGAGAGAAGCCAAAAGAGTCACAATTCTTAA
- the LOC104741978 gene encoding probable S-adenosylmethionine carrier 2, chloroplastic isoform X2: MDSDTVSSSVDHSRTAMPETLAFKSPMKNQINSCSSICVRHDDPGHFLRVLYESLITGGLAGVVVEAALYPIDTIKTRVQAARDGGKIIWKGLYSGLGGNLVGVLPASALFFGVYEPTKQKLLKVLPENLSAVAHLAAGALGGAVSSIVRVPTEVVKQRMQTGQFASAPDAVRLIIAKEGFGGMYAGYGSFLLRDLPFDALQFCVYEQLRIGYKLAARRDLNDPENAMLGAFAGAVTGVLTTPLDVIKTRLMVQGAGTQYKGVADCVKTIIREEGPSALWKGMGPRVLWIGIGGSIFFGVLEKTKQILSERSQKSHNS; this comes from the exons ATGGACAGTGACACTGTTTCCAGTAGCGTAGATCATTCTCGGACAGCTATGCCTG AGACGTTGGCATTCAAGAGTCCTATGAAGAATCAGATCAATAGTTGTAGTTCAATCTGCGTTAGACATGATGATCCAGGCCATTTTTTGCGTGTCCTTTATG AGTCTTTGATAACAGGAGGGTTAGCTGGTGTTGTGGTGGAAGCTGCTCTATACCCAATTGATACAATCAAAACTCGAGTGCAG GCAGCTCGTGATGGGGGAAAGATAATATGGAAAGGACTATACTCTGGTCTTGGTGGAAACCTTGTTGGTGTCTTACC TGCTTCGGCTCTATTTTTCGGTGTATATGAACCAACCAAACAGAAGCTTCTGAAGGTTTTACCCGAAAATCTTAGTGCGGTTGCACATTTG GCTGCAGGTGCTTTAGGAGGTGCTGTTTCATCTATCGTTCGAGTACCGACAGAA GTAGTTAAACAGCGAATGCAAACTGGTCAATTTGCTTCGGCTCCTGATGCTGTTCGCCTTATTATAGCCAAGGAGGGTTTTGGAGGCATGTATGCG GGTTATGGATCCTTTTTATTGCGAGATTTGCCTTTTGACGCGCTCCAGTTTTGTGTTTATGAGCAATTACGGATTGGATACAAGTTGGCT GCAAGAAGAGATCTAAATGATCCAGAGAATGCAATGCTCGGTGCTTTTGCTGGTGCTGTCACTGGAGTTTTGACCACTCCTCTTGACGTAATCAAAACCAGATTGATGGTTCAG GGTGCAGGAACTCAGTATAAAGGAGTTGCAGACTGCGTTAAGACGATAATAAGAGAAGAAGGGCCGTCAGCTTTGTGGAAG GGAATGGGTCCGAGGGTATTGTGGATAGGTATTGGAGGTTCAATTTTCTTCGGTGTTTTGGAAAAGACAAAGCAGATTCTTTCAGAGAGAAGCCAAAAGAGTCACAATTCTTAA
- the LOC104743769 gene encoding uncharacterized protein LOC104743769, producing MASNGTRPSNSPIRSTAPNVPNRTDLYASPYSLLSIDHAGLQIVTDQLDARAEFHSWKRSVRMALNVRNKLGFIDGTISKPPLDHPDSDAWSRCNDIQRSGKNLVSRFKQDDAPRVYEIEQRLSTIQQGDLDVSAYYTELITLWEEYTNYIELPVCTCGHCECNAAILWEKLQQRSRVTKFLMGLNESYEQTRRHILMLKPIPDIEEAYNIVAQDERQRVVKPVIKTESVAFQATGSFDGNQSFGQHQMEFAAAYNTYRPRGNLPLCTHCGKLGHTVQTCFKVHEYPPGYKPPGSMTTGQSGSKSTFVPKQRTVANVFTEQQSSSLAGINGATPASMPYYPSLAVNPVNLDVSRLTQEQAQTLINQLTSHAQSSASEPPVALNQASISEQGVMAVQSSSGKVFNISSNLRYENHILTYRHHCLSSLQNTLPSGSWIIDSGATSHVCCDLSRFRETYLVSGVMVTLPDGNKLEIKHVGTIHLSDALVLYNVLYVPAFQFNMISESSQGWMIGSGRLYRNLYILNTHSQSASTPAESPACVNFCGTLSTDGCLWHQRLGHPSVAKLQSLASTSALSKSIIQIHDHCHICPLVFSVS from the exons ATGGCGTCGAATGGGACGCGTCCGTCAAATTCCCCAATTCGTTCTACGGCTCCGAATGTTCCGAATCGTACGGATCTTTATGCTAGTCCTTATTCTCTATTGAGTATCGATCATGCTGGGTTGCAGATTGTTACCGATCAGCTTGATGCAAGAGCTGAGTTTCATTCTTGGAAGAGATCTGTTAGGATGGCCTTGAATGTGCGTAATAAGCTTGGCTTCATCGATGGTACGATTTCTAAACCGCCTTTAGATCATCCGGATTCAGATGCTTGGTCTAGATGTAACGATATC CAAAGATCTGGAAAAAATCTAGTCTCTCGCTTTAAGCAAGATGATGCACCTCGTGTGTATGAAATTGAACAAAGACTCAGTACTATCCAACAAGGAGATTTAGATGTGAGTGCATATTACACAGAGCTTATTACCTTATGGGAAGAGTATACGAATTACATAGAGCTTCCTGTGTGTACATGCGGTCATTGTGAGTGTAATGCTGCGATCTTATGGGAGAAGCTGCAACAACGCAGTAGAGTTACAAAATTTCTGATGGGGCTTAATGAGAGTTATGAACAAACAAGAAGACATATTCTCATGTTAAAGCCTATTCCTGATATTGAAGAAGCGTATAACATTGTTGCTCAGGATGAGAGACAACGTGTTGTGAAGCCTGTTATTAAAACGGAGAGTGTTGCTTTCCAGGCTACAGGATCTTTTGATGGAAACCAATCTTTTGGGCAGCATCAGATGGAGTTTGCTGCGGCCTATAATACGTATCGTCCAAGAGGAAACCTACCTCTATGTACTCATTGTGGAAAGTTGGGTCATACTGTTCAAACATGTTTCAAGGTACACGAATATCCTCCTGGTTACAAACCTCCTGGTTCCATGACTACAGGGCAATCTGGTAGCAAATCTACTTTTGTTCCTAAG CAAAGGACTGTTGCAAATGTCTTTACTGAACAACAATCGTCTTCTTTGGCTGGGATTAATGGTGCAACACCTGCCTCTATGCCATATTATCCATCTCTGGCTGTTAATCCTGTGAATCTTGATGTCAGTAGGTTGACTCAAGAACAAGCTCAGACATTGATTAACCAATTGACTTCACATGCTCAGAGTTCGGCTTCAGAGCCTCCAGTTGCATTGAATCAGGCTTCCATCTCTGAACAGGGTGTCATGGCTGTTCAATCGTCTTCTGGTAAAGTTTTCAATATCTCTAGTAACCTTCGCTATGAAAATCATATTCTTACATATCGTCATCATTGTCTTTCGTCTTTACAAAACACTTTGCCTAGTGGTTCTTGGATAATAGATAGTGGTGCTACTAGTCATGTTTGCTGTGATTTGTCAAGATTTAGAGAAACTTACTTAGTCTCAGGGGTCATGGTAACTCTACCTGATGGTAATAAACTCGAAATCAAGCATGTTGGAACCATACATTTGTCTGATGCATTAGTTTTATACAATGTTCTATATGTTCCTGCTTTTCAATTCAATATGATTAGC GAGTCTTCTCAGGGATGGATGATTGGGAGTGGTAGACTTTATCGCAATCTCTACATTCTTAATACTCACTCTCAATCTGCATCTACACCTGCTGAGTCTCCTGCTTGCGTCAACTTCTGTGGAACCTTGTCTACTGATGGTTGTCTCTGGCATCAACGCCTTGGGCATCCCTCAGTTGCCAAGTTACAAAGTTTAGCTAGTACTTCAGCATTGTCCAAGTCCATCATTCAGATTCATGATCATTGTCACATATGTCCACTTGTCTTTTCCGTTTCATAA